TTAGAACTCGCAAGAGGTGCTAACAAGAGCTCTCTGTGTAGAATTCTGCCTTCTTGCTTCTTCTGAATGTGTGCGCACTCTCCAGGAGCTAGCAAATACATGGCTTGTCAATACAGTCTTTCCTGTTTGCTATTTGCTCCCTTCAGTTGCAGAAGTAAAGCTGGCACTAGTCCAAGCAAGTCCAAATATCAAAGAAGCTGCATAACTCTTCCAGTGGAAACCTTTCACCTATGTTGTCACACTCCAGTATAACAAGATGTTACATCTGATACTAAACTCAAAAAGGGTCAGATGCAGGCACCGAGGATCACCTAAGAAAACTTAACTGCACAAATCTTATTTGAGAGATGTGATCTGAAtttttacattggggggggggttgggttatTACTAGCAATTGGCAAGGTCCTTGGTGAACTTTTGTTCTGGAGGAATAACTGACCCAAGGCACATGAAGCAGAATTTCAACCTCATAGAAGTTGATTACTTTCCTCAAACAGATATAAGCCGAATTACAGAGTAACAGACCCAGGGACAACCCCAGATTTAccaaagctgtcccagtttcaatctcgGAATGGCCTGCTTTTCctcagggtgtccctatttttaacggagaaatgttggaagttaTGGTAGGACGTCCcgatttccatcagagaaatgttggagggtatggagttatgccaccactatataacctttagaagacatctgaagaagcACTGAATAGCgaagtctcccccctccccaaaaaaaagtttaatgttttattgtgtttttatatatgttggaagcagctcagggtggctggggcaacccagccagatgcatgaagtataaataatagaattattattactgctgctgctgctgctgctgctgctgctgctgctgctgaataaaggtaaagggtaaagggacccctgaccattaggtccagtcgtgaccgactctggggttgtggcgctcatctcactttattggtcgagggagccagcgtacagcttccaggtcatgtggccagcatgacaaagccgcttctggcaaaccaaagcagctcacggaaatgccatttaacttcccgcttggagcggtacctatttatctacttgcactttgacatgctttcgaactgctaggttggcaggagctgggaccaagcaacgggagctcactccattgcggggattcgaaccgccgacctgatcggcaagccctaggctctgtggtttaacctggataggatgtccctattttcatctgagaaatgctgGAGTGTATGGAGTAAGGGTGggtaaagaaggaaggaaggaggctttCTCAGAAAACACACCCTGGAGTTGATCTTAAATGCTGTTATTAGGCCTTGCTCTAAAGAAAAGCCATTGAATACCACACATAATGAGGATACATTTAGTGGCTTTCTTCTGGGTTAAGGAAAGAGAAGCAGGATTCAGGCTCTCTTCCATAATACACTCCCATGGCATTGTCCAAGTGTCTCGGGTTGTCTCTCTTTTGAAAAGCTATCTGTTACCCTGTTCAAAGGTCAcgaaaagcgctttatatcatataatataaagcggattgtggtagggctgttaagaaatttagcttagggtttggtttgtgtaaggccacagctcatgctgagtaatggggggcgtgtgtatgcaaattccttggatctgattggttggtggggcccctcttaaagctgcgtccaccattttctggtcacatttttgcctggcgtttgaactgTGTGTTTCTATCGGTTCCTGTCTGGCAAGAGAGCGTTCCTGGATTCCTGGAGTCTGGTTGTATCTGGCTTATTTAATTTGCTGATTTATTCAGCTTATTGCTTGCTTTTGATTTTTAGCTTTCATTTACTGCCTTATTTAGCTCCGttttgattctccccctcccctccctccccactcccttcccctACGGCTCGGCCTCGGCTGGGGGCgttgggagtcccccccccccgcacaggcATCCCACTTTATTTAAAGGGTGCACCCCCCTTTAGattcctttaaattctttaaattccccccccccgcttgccttgGCTAGCCTGCTGTGGCTCTTGGTGGGCAAGGGGGCCTTGGTACCCTGAGGGAGCCTTGGCTCCTGGCTCCTTGCCTGGCCGTTTTCctgctggggctgggctgggctgggctggagccaCGTGGGTGGTTAATAGGGCTGTTGCCGGCTGAGGAGCATTGAGGCTGCTTGCGCTCTGCTGGGGGCCTCTAATTTGGCTTATTGGGGGCTGTGGCGTTTGCCGCCCCCCCTGGGGTgcctgcggggtgggggtgcatcATTGGGAGGGCGCCAGGCCGTTATTGTGCCTGGTTTGCACGTTGCGTCCGCCATTTTAATGCTTGCAACCCCCTTTGCTATtaagcagagagctgctgcttgtgCATTGGGGGGAGCGGTTTGAGGGGGGTTGCTGGGTCTTTAGGACCTTGGGAGGGGGTCCCCTCACTTGATTCACCTGGGGGGCCTCTAGTTTTTGTGTCCTGTATAgcgtttgttttctgtttgcatctGTTTTAGCTGAGGAAAAATTTTTTCCTGGCTGCAGTTTATTTCGAGGCTTGAGTGCTTGCAGCcagtttctgggcgtttggcgccATCTACTGGCCACGAGTTGTTACTACACCTACAAATTTAATTGCCTTTTCCCTCAGCCTATATTGAAGTCCCTTGAACAGGCTTTGACTTTATTGTGTTGCCTGACTAGCTTATTGGGTCATTTTAACTTATTGGTTTCCTTTAATTActtgatttaatttatatccttttatttaggaATCTTAATTGATTCAATTGGATTATAATTGGCTTTGACCTGCGTGGGCTTGCTTTGGTTAAGTGAAAGGAAAAAACTTTTACTCCTTGCCTTTAATTGGAGGCCTGAGTACTGCAGCCTACTTTAGGTTCTCTATGCCATCGGCTGGCCTCAAGGGGGTTATCGCACCTTGTTAGTTTTGATACTGTTCCTTCCCAATAGATAGGGAATACATTGCTTGGCCTGCGTTTTGGGTTTCTTGCATTGTTTAATTGGCTTAATTGATGTCCATtgtttaattcaatttaattttaattcacgTTAATTTAGTTTTCACGTATTCTGGGTAAGGATTCTATTTGGTTGCGTGGGTGGGAGTTTGGCTTTGGCCTGCgcattttccctctccccccttttaggggggggggccgGGGCGTGTGCCGGGGTCCGGCCTACACCAGCCTGCAATACAAGTCTAACTGATTTCCCTGGGGCCTTTCAGAGGCCTGGGTGTCCCCAAATATTTTGCAGTTAGTTTTGCAGATTGGTTGGGAAGGCTCCaatatttgaggggtggggtgacgCCGCCTAGTGGTTAAAGTGGTAATACGCACCCCTGTGTGATTCCACGTGTGTTTGCTTGTTATTCCAAGTAGTTAATAGTTCAGGATGGCGGCCCACCCATCCACTTCAGGGAAATCTAAGAGGGTCATTAAGGGCGCTTCGCAGAAGCTGCGTTCGCCAGCCTCGCAGGCAGCGGGTCGCGTGGAAGCATTCATCGCTAGCATTGCTGGTGACCCACAGGCCCTGGCCCAGCTTGGATCTGGGCTTGATGCCTTATTACAGAACCCGGCCTCTCATCCTGCCGCCTCGACCTCTGCTGGTTTACCTCTGGAAGCAGGGCGGGAGGCGGCGACTACGGCCATGCCTCCAGACCGGCAAGGCCCagaccctctttctgccccctctaCCTCTGCAGGTGTATCCCTGGACCCCGGGCAAGCTACGGTGGCGGCGTCGCAGCCTCTGTCCCCCATGGCGACCATTCTGGGACTGCCTGAGACCACCACGTCTGGGCCAGTTGACTCGTCGGATGACGACTTCGTGGGGCCTTCTGGTGTTCTGATGCCGAATGCCTCTTCCACTCCTATGGTGGTGCCGGCGCCCCCTCCCGTCAAACGACGAAGTGAGGGGAAGCAGCCTCGGCGCACCAGGAGGGCGAGGCAGGCTAAGGGCAGAGTAAGTGGGCAAGGGCAGGGGGGGCGGACGGGGGCCTCCTCTAATGTTGTTGTTTCgcccgttgctccatcccagacTCTTGCCGTCGCCTCGCGGCGCGAGGGGCTTTCGTCGGCATCCGGCGAGGAAGCCCTCCCAGTGCCGGCTAGAGCGTCGAGTGGCGGAAAACGTCGTCACAAAAGTCGTTCCAGGAGGCGGGCAAAGAGGCGCAAGGACGATACCTCGGCTTCGACCACCTCAGGTTCGTCCTCTAGCTCCGAGGGTTCTGATCACTCTATGGGGTTGTACTGGGCTTACGGGGAAGTGGATTCTGGCCTTCCTCGTTGGGCCTGGGCTCGTCGAGCGAATTCGCATCGTGCTCGTTATGGAGCTGTTCAAGAATGTCTCGACGGAGAGTTGGTCCCGGAAACCACGGTTTCCACCAACAGTACTAGGGATATTATTCCGGGCAGTCACTTGTCCTCTAAATTGAGGTCTAGGATATTGGATGGTAAATATGTAGACATTTTTGATTTAGCTCCACCAGAGGAGGTGGTCCCTGAGCAAGAAAACGCCCTCGTTGGTACTAAGAAgaaaggcagggggagaaaggtgGAGCGGACTTTCGAGCGTTGGCTCGATTGTTATCAAGTTTTTTCCGGGGTAGTAGTAGCGGCATATCCCCGCAGGGCTCTACACCTTATCGTGTACCAGTCCATCGTAAGGTCAGCATATAACATGGCAGGGGAAGCGGCCGCAATTGCTTATGATGAAAGATTTCGCAGGCGGGCGTCAAAAATTGACACCGCCCGCTTTGACAGGAAAGACTTGGACCTTTGGACCACGTATGTGGCTCCGTCGGTTTCACGGAAACCCGCCGAGCAGCAAAGGGCTAAGACCCAGCCTTTTAAGGCGGCACCTAAATTGCGCTGCTGGGATTTCAATAAAGGAATGTGTCAGCGCCCGCGGTGTATTTATGCGCACACTTGTGACCGGTGTGGCGGTAGCCACCCGGCTGTTAACTGCTATGCGGGCCGGCGGCCCTTTCGTGGGGGTCGGGGAGGATTCAGGCAGGCGCCAAGGGGTTccgcccctgccctccccgctccccccgcaGCTTCCACATCAAAGTGAATTGCTTCAGTTAGCTTTTTCTCCCATTAAGTTACCGGCCCTTAAACATTGGTTAGCCTCCTATCCCAATATTGAGGCGGCTGCATATCTTCGGGATGGTTTCTCCTTCGGGTTCCGGATTCCGATAGCTTCGGTTCCCCTGGCTAGGAATCCTAGGAACCAGAAGTCGGTGAGAGAGATGCACGAGGTCGCAAGGCGGAAGGTTAATAAAGAAATAGCCCTCCAGCGCATGGCTGGTCCTTTTGCGTCTCCGCCTTTTCCCAATCTGCACCTCTCTCCCTTGGGAATCGTCCCCAAGAAGGCTCCGGGTGAGTTTCGGCTCATTCATAATTTGTCTCACCCTAGGGACACGTCCGTGAACGACGTGATCCCTCCGGAGCTTTGTACGGTCAAATACGCTTCTCTCGAccaggcaattaaaatgatcagaaagtttgggccgggggccttgttggcaaaatgtgatatcgaatcggctttccgattattaccaattcatccgcatgatttttggttgctgggctttcagttggaaggcgcctattattttgataaggccatgccaatgggctgctccgtagcctgtgcggccttcgagcgcttatcgcagggtgagaaggctgacatgaggatgtggctggtattcctggaggaatacaatggggtatccttgtggcaggatgtttTAAACCTGCACAACGATTTCCAAGTGCACTCCGATGCGGCGGGTTCCCtgggatttggtttgttttggaatggcaggtggtgcgcacaaagatggccccctgcttggcgggacactgaaatcacgcgggatttaacttttcttgagttctttcctatagcagttgcagtccatatttgggttgacgacttcaaggaccgccgcgtatgcttttggtcagataaccaggctgtggtgactgtccttgcgaaacaatcttctaagtcaactcgggtatcggctctgctgcgggcattcgtgctgcagtgcctgcgttttaacattattttctctgCGCGTTTTGTCCCGGGCGTGGCCAACGATATAGCTGACGCTTTGTCAcgatttcagatggagcgcttcaggtccctggttccagacgcacaacatcagccggagattttcccggatcgtctttggaaccttggcagctgctagtcttgcagggagtagctgcttctgtttccccctctaccctgcgggcttatcaaaaagcttggactgactttttaacttttcgcagtcagtcgctcgcggtggagggagcggcccgcccctcttcttcccaggtgcttcaatatttggcacacctgtttcacctgggaagggctgccaggaccataaagctccagtctgcggccatttcatttttctcgaaattgtttttttttaatagggaccCTTGCGCCAAATTTGTGGTGCGTAAGGCCATGGAGGGATGGGGTAGGCTTTGTCCTCCCCGTTCCCCTACCAGGAACCCGATTTCTTTTGATCTTCTCACTAAAATGAGATTGAAGCTTAGGGTGGTGTGTTGGTCTAAATATGAGGCCCGTTTGTTTTCGGCCGCCTTCTCAGTGGCCTTTTTTGGCGCTTTGAGAATTGGTGAAATTGTAGGGGGTCAGATGCGTCAGGGGGTGCCAGGGGGTTTGCTACTCCAGGACATACGTCTGTCACCAACGGAATTGTTAATCACGATTCGGAGTTCCAAGACCGACCAGGCTGGTAAAGGAGCAGtaatgcgactgcctgctacggggcagacgggcccctgcccggttaaggacgtagccaaattcttggcggaaaggccagctggggagggccccttgtttgtgcatcaggatggtaacccgatgactaggctgcaatttactagagttatgaggaaggtgATAGCGGCATGCGGTTGCGTGGCCGCTAATTACGCTCCTCATTCCTTTCGCATTGGGGCCGCCACTACGGCGGCCCACTGGGGTATTTCGGTTGATGCTATTAAGGatttgggcaggtggaaatctgcagcgtatagatcttatgttcggaagcgctcctaactttgtcgtttgttttccaatgttttcccagggctcgcggacgtgcacatatggatggtgggacattccatagtccattgggcaggccttcgcgctggccaaacgccattgggtcctcgacttggccttccatccaaCATCCAAGTGACCTGGATGGGCAAGAGGGGCATGCGCTGGGGGGAGCTTCTCCCTTTGCTGCGGCGCAAAGCCCTCTTGCTCGGGTGCCCGTCCGCCCTGGTGATCCAGCTGGGAGAAAATGACATCCCCGCTGTGGACCCGTTATCTCTTCGCCTGGCTATCCTACGAGATTTGTTGGAGATAAGGACTTGGTTCCCTGATACCGTCGTTTtttggtcccaaatgttgcagaggatgcaatggcggggtgatattcctcctctggctggggaaagagcTAGGAAGAGGGTTAACAGCGCAGCATCCAAACGGGTGTACGAAATCGGGGGGAGTTTGATTCGTCATCCCGCAATTAATGTTAGAGCCCCGCTTTTATATCGGGATGATGGGGTTCACTTATCCCCTGATGGGTATGACATTTGGCTGCGTGATGTGTctgagggtttaaaaagttggttaggtctctgagtgttggcggcaagccagggctggcttgattggcggttaggcttttggttggttaatcggttggtagagggggtggcacacggatgcctaccctcacctccgtttgctccatatagaagtattccgttaaaggaatctcggggcttacactcttgtccttaccatcccgccattggcgggaatggtgggcccaattttaagagcaagagccttgaggaacattcttggtgaaggtgaggagggaatgactgggcgcagccacctcctcactcccaggtatgtttacttgacttccatgcggaagtcggagcaggaactgtccaagcggacagtggtgagtcctgtcctatggtgacagctgacgtgagtcctgccacgtgggcagatgaggtgagtcctgtccaatggtgacagctgatgtgagtcctgccacgtgggcagatgaggtgagtcctgtccaatggtgacagctgatgtgagtcctgccacgtggggcagatgaggtgagtcctgtcctaaggggacagctgattgagtcctgtcctggatggacagatggggatagtccttctttaggaaggacgagtgaataaccaaaagcctaagccaacactcggattaaattgtgtatttaataaagttgtggccctaaattatttgccaaaaaccaaaccataattctgttgtcagttgtgagttatttaaggtaattttctgggaagcctcgacacacaaagcgctttatatcatataatataaagcggattgtggtagggctgttaagaaatttagcttagggtttggtttgtgtaaggccacagctcatgctgagtaatggggggcgtgtgtatgcaaattccttggatctgattggttggtggggcccctcttaaagctgcgtccaccattttctggtcacatttttgcctggcgtttgaacccctcccacccgccctttctttcttgcaggttagcacgacattgctattgccttcggggccgcctgtattcaggggtcagtaggaatttttccaattggctgattggctgtgcctcttggttttcgcctactgcgctagcaaattgtcacaacttgttaggttggcggttaggcttttggttggttaatcggttggtagagggggtggcacacggatgcctaccctcacctccgtttgctccatatagaagtattccgttaaaggaatctcggggcttacactcttgtccttaccatcccgccattggcgggaatggtgggcccaattttaagagcaagagccttgaggaacattcttggtgaaggtgaggagggaatgactgggcgcagccacctcctcactcccaggtatgtttacttgacttccatgcggaagtcggagcaggaactgtccaagcggacagtggtgagtcctgtcctatggtgacagctgacgtgagtcctgccacgtgggcagatgaggtgagtcctgtccaatggtgacagctgatgtgagtcctgccacgtgggcagatgaggtgagtcctgtccaatggtgacagctgatgtgagtcctgccacgtggggcagatgaggtgagtcctgtcctaaggggacagctgattgagtcctgtcctggatggacagatggggatagtccttctttaggaaggacgagtgaataaccaaaagcctaagccaacactcggattaaattgtgtatttaataaagttgtggccctaaattatttgccaaaaaccaaaccataattctgttgtcagttgtgagttatttaaggtaattttctgggaagcctcgacacacaaatgaacaaacacagaagaagaagctgctgcggctgctgctgctgctgctgctgctgctgctgctgctgctgctgctgaaaagcacacacaaacctTCTGCTCTAAAGGTGCCTCTGTATGAAATTAGGAAGGTCACGGTGTGGCTTTGGCAGCAGGAGCTCATTATGGATGCATATGCATTATGCAGACAGACTGCAGTTGGTTACAAATGGTTAGTGGAGGTGAACAGAGCAGGCTCAGACAGAGCAAGAAGAGGCCTAAACCACAGGAGACAAAGAACTATCAGTTGAGCATACTGATGAAGCCCTGGACTGATCAGGTGGGGCTTAGGTCAAGCGGTGCTCTGCCACACAAAGGAAAACAGCAGCTTGATTTTGCAGGCAACAGGCCAAAAAGCACCCAGAGCAGCCAGGTGCCCTTTAGTCTAACCCTAAGGTACAAGCATCATTGCACAAGGATGCCCCTTTCCATAAGAGGGACTCAATACCGTCTTGGATGCCGCTCATTTCAGAAGCTCCCCTGAATGCCTCACTTTTGCTCTCTGCAAGCAAAGCTTGCATTAGCATGCCTGGGGAGACTCGGAGAGCagcctttctttctccctctgatGACTAGACTAAGCAGTGCCCTTGCAACCTTTCCGAAAGACTGTACCTCTGGGGAACAGGTTTTCAGTGCCTGGTGCGAGAGTAGGAAGGCTTCCTTGAAAAATACTGTGTAATGTATTAGATAGGTGGTCTGATCCCCGAAGGGTAGTCTAGTGATCATTTTAACAAGAAGAGTGGTCTGTCTTTTCTTATGGTCTTGTTCAGTCCATTGATCCAACTTGTTATTTTGAATCAATGGGCTGAATCCAGTGACGTTGTTGTACGCAATAAATAACGTCTGCCCATGCAGTGAAAAACCCCCACCTCTTCTTTCAGACACCTCAATCTGTTTCAGAGAGTGGGGGAATGGGGGAACCCCCAgagcaattttttggggggagatgggggcacatggggaggggagagggatgggAACTTTGATTGTATCAGCAGACATCATTGCACTAGTGGAATGACTTTATTGGATAAAACTGAATATTTTAATTCAGCCACTGTTACCTATTATCAACACCCTTTTGCATTTATGGGTACACAAGTTTCTCCTACTGCTAAGGTCTTCCTTCCAGGAAGCTACAGTGGTTTCCAGTGTTCTGTGACTGAACCTTCACCAGTTAGCCTGTTTGTGCCACATACATGTTAGTCACTCAATCAATTATTCACATTGAGGGCACAGCTTATTAATTTAATAAAGCAAATTGTATCCTATTGGAAACAGTACACTTCGTTCAACAACATAATTGGGATACTCTCATTCGAGGGgtgctgatttatttttaaaaagcccaattAGTTTTGGTGAGTGAGTCAGAAGAGGTTTAATCATCCCTGCAGAGAAATGAATCCTGGAAATGTTTGAAAGGCAGATGTTTGCAGGTGTTTTTCTGGAAATGGGGGTCACGCAAATAGTTAAGGCTCTTCCAGGACACATTTCACCTTTATAGACTAGGGCATGGTTATAGAAACAACTTTAAAGTGGGGGCATAACTTAGTCTTTAGAATAAGTAGTATCTCTCTCAAATTGCATCAGTTCTTCTAGGGCACCCAGAAAGCTGGCATTTGGTGCTCATACAGCCTAGCAGAAaagtctaaaataataataatagaggttTTATATTTAACTGTTAACATGGGGGTTCATAAGAGAGTTGAGTATTCTCGCATGCGGCAAGTCAAGCCCCTCACATGGACAGAAAGTTGGGTTATTGAAATTACATTGCCTCTTCAGGACTTGGGAGAGGTACATCTAGTACCATCAGAAACATAGATTAATGCTTGCAGTATATAAGCTTCATTTAATTCTGTATATATGATGAAGACTCACCTCTTTACCATGGCCTTCgacacaatacacacacacacacacacacacacacacacacacacatgctatttttgctattttttttattgtgattattaatttattttacagtggtacttcgggttacaaacgccttcaggttacaaactctgctaacccagaaatagtacctcaggttaataaccttgcttcaggataagaacagaaattgtgctctggcggcacggcggcagcaggagaccccattagctaaagtgatgcttcagattaagaacagcttcaggttaagaacggacctccggaatgaattaagttcttaaccagaggtaccactgtatttgcaatctACCCATCTACCCTGTGACCTTATGGtgaagagaaaacaacaacaacaacatcaactgtgtgtgtgtgtgtgtgtgtgtgtgtgtgtacatatatacaaATAATGTATCTTTATACTACTATTTCCTAAGGAGCAGTGTCCTTTCTAAATTTAGCTGATCCTTAAGGACACCTGAAAATCCCTGCCTTGATTTTCAAAGGTGACATAGAAATCTTTGGGATGCTCTTCCACCAAAAGATGTCTGTCCTGATTGCTGCTGCAGTATTTTAGGAAAGGGCTGGTTCTTGAGATTAGATCGTAATGAGCTTTTCTATTGCATTCTCTAGCTGGCTCTGCAACGATGATGCCTGTTTATAAGATCAAGGAAAGCTCAGTTGCTTATGACCTTAATGCTGAACTTGTTTAATTTGAGATACTGGCGATGCAGAGAGAACAGCGTTACACAGCGCTGCCCTAAATTCATGTGTCCAGAGAGAGCTTGCCAAGGTCTACCATTTAAAAAGTCAAGTCGGGCAAAAGGCGCTCCGTGACTCTCATAAACTatttggcttgggggtcacatcCTGCTTGTTCTACTATCTGCATGGGCCACACTGACAACAGCTAAGCTTGCATTTCGAGAGACTTCTGTGGAGAGCTAGCACAGCTGCTCTAGTTTCTGTGTACGAAGATTTGTGCCATTTTATTACAGTTAGAAGAAACCAAAGAACAAACCTGGGTGCCTGTCATCCATCTGTTTCACCACTTGCCCTAACATGTAAAAGACACCTAAGAACTCTCCCTATAAATCCAAGCAAAGCTGAACAGAAGTAGGAGCACAGCtaagaacaaacaaaatcagCTGCTGTATTTCAGTAGCAATCCATCAGTTGTTTGACTGTTACAACTACCACAAATGTCAGTTCTTTCTAGTGTCATGGAAGTGATATCCCAGTCAGGATGCTTGAAGAAGACAGATGGGCTATGGAAACATTAGGAGACAAAATGCATCTATTGTACTGTTCAGTATCTGAAAAGTCAaattattttgtatatatttgcTGTGGTCAGGGTTAGAACTCCTGATTTGACTCCTGACTGAAACAGCTAATCAAATTGGGAGAGCAGAGTCTAGTTTAGGAAAGAAAATTGTATTTATAAGCAATGACTCAAGCATATAGCGCTGTGTCACAGAAGTAAAGGAATATGCTTTGAATGtactatatttatttgtttaaaaatattctAGACTTCCTTTCCAGGCTAAAAGAAATTCAAGGTGGAGTCtctatatgtttgtgtgtgtgtgtgtgtgtgtgtgtgtgtgtgtgtgtgtgtgtgtaattatcagtgccattattatttattagactaGCTAGCTTGTTATCTGAAGGTCTATGAGCAAgttacaacacattttaaaatattaatataaatgtCATAACAACAAAATGAAACCCCATAACAACCGCATCAAACTATCACAGAACACAACTAATATAATCTCGGTTTATCAGAAGGCCTGGGGGGAATGATAAACCCAAGGcttttttcccagccagaactcactggaactcagttc
This region of Zootoca vivipara chromosome 11, rZooViv1.1, whole genome shotgun sequence genomic DNA includes:
- the LOC132592799 gene encoding uncharacterized protein LOC132592799 isoform X1 → MAAHPSTSGKSKRVIKGASQKLRSPASQAAGRVEAFIASIAGDPQALAQLGSGLDALLQNPASHPAASTSAGLPLEAGREAATTAMPPDRQGPDPLSAPSTSAGVSLDPGQATVAASQPLSPMATILGLPETTTSGPVDSSDDDFVGPSGVLMPNASSTPMVVPAPPPVKRRSEGKQPRRTRRARQAKGRVSGQGQGGRTGASSNVVVSPVAPSQTLAVASRREGLSSASGEEALPVPARASSGGKRRHKSRSRRRAKRRKDDTSASTTSGLADVHIWMVGHSIVHWAGLRAGQTPLGPRLGLPSNIQVTWMGKRGMRWGELLPLLRRKALLLGCPSALVIQLGENDIPAVDPLSLRLAILRDLLEIRTWFPDTVVFWSQMLQRMQWRGDIPPLAGERARKRVNSAASKRVYEIGGSLIRHPAINVRAPLLYRDDGVHLSPDGYDIWLRDVSEGLKSWLGL
- the LOC132592799 gene encoding uncharacterized protein LOC132592799 isoform X2 — its product is MATILGLPETTTSGPVDSSDDDFVGPSGVLMPNASSTPMVVPAPPPVKRRSEGKQPRRTRRARQAKGRVSGQGQGGRTGASSNVVVSPVAPSQTLAVASRREGLSSASGEEALPVPARASSGGKRRHKSRSRRRAKRRKDDTSASTTSGSSSSSEGSDHSMGLYWAYGEVDSGLPRWAWARRANSHRARYGAVQECLDGELVPETTVSTNSTRDIIPGSHLSSKLRSRILDGKYVDIFDLAPPEEVVPEQENALVGTKKKGRGRKVERTFERWLDCYQVFSGVVVAAYPRRALHLIVYQSIVRSAYNMAGEAAAIAYDERFRRRASKIDTARFDRKDLDLWTTYVAPSVSRKPAEQQRAKTQPFKAAPKLRCWDFNKGMCQRPRCIYAHTCDRCGGSHPAVNCYAGRRPFRGGRGGFRQAPRGSAPALPAPPAASTSK